From a single Lolium rigidum isolate FL_2022 chromosome 7, APGP_CSIRO_Lrig_0.1, whole genome shotgun sequence genomic region:
- the LOC124676950 gene encoding probable carbohydrate esterase At4g34215, which yields MKPARRPLLGALALAALLSFLLLAAPPSGLLPSTSSSRRRQTPTSPYAHRPKLLFLLAGQSNMAGRGAPPAPLPAPYLPHPRLLRLAADRRWVAASPPLHADIDTHKTCGLGPAMPFAHRLLLSDPAPSSLSEPTAPSSASSPVVLGLVPCAVGGTRIWMWARGQPLYEAAVARTRAAVADGGGELGAVLWFQGESDTVEADDARSYGGNMERLVADLRADLGLPSLLVIQVGLASGEGNYTDIVREAQQNVNLPNVIYVDAMGLPLSDDQLHLSTEAQLQLGEMLAQAYLEFNSSRDPNL from the exons ATGAAGCCGGCGCGGCGGCCGCTGCTGGGCGCGCTGGCGCTGGCGGCGCTGCTCTCCTTCCTgctcctcgccgcgccgcccagCGGCCTCCtcccctccacctcctcctcccgccgccgccagacCCCCACCTCGCCCTACGCGCACCGCCCCAAGCTGCTCTTCCTCCTGGCCGGCCAGTCCAACATGGCCGGCCGGggcgcgccgccggcgcccctcccCGCGCCCTACCTCCCGCACCCGCGCctcctccgcctcgccgccgaccgccgctGGGTCGCCGCCTCCCCGCCGCTCCACGCCGACATCGACACCCACAAGACCTGCGGCCTCGGCCCCGCCATGCCCTTCGcgcaccgcctcctcctctccgacccagccccctcctccctctccgagcccacagccccctcctccgcctcctcccccgTGGTGCTCGGGCTGGTGCCGTGCGCGGTCGGCGGCACCAGGATCTGGATGTGGGCGCGGGGGCAACCTCTGTACGAGGCGGCCGTCGCCAggacgcgcgccgccgtggccgacgGCGGCGGGGAGCTCGGCGCCGTGCTCTGGTTCCAGGGCGAGAGCGACACCGTCGAGGCCGACGACGCCCGCTCCTACGGCGGCAACATGGAGCGCCTCGTCGCCGATCTCAGGGCCGATCTGGGCTTGCCTAGTCTGCTCGTCATCCAG GTTGGTCTTGCATCAGGAGAGGGGAATTACACGGACATTGTGAGGGAAGCTCAGCAAAATGTCAATCTTCCTAACGTTATTTATGTTGATGCTATGGGCCTGCCACTCAGCGATGATCAGTTGCACCTCTCCACGGAAGCTCAACTCCAGCTTGGTGAAATGTTGGCGCAGGCCTATCTAGAATTCAACTCATCCAGAGATCCCAATCTATAG